The following are from one region of the Coffea eugenioides isolate CCC68of chromosome 2, Ceug_1.0, whole genome shotgun sequence genome:
- the LOC113761016 gene encoding nicotinamidase 1-like translates to MVLQTLDIVKNEIPIEEESVVISEDTNAGLVLVDIINGFCTVGAGNLAPREASRQISQMIDESAKLARVFCDNKWPVLAFLDSHHPDRLEHPYPPHCISGTDESNLVPALRWLEKEPNVIIRRKDCYDGYIGSFQEDGSNVFVDWVKKNNIQVLLVVGICTDICVLDFVCSTLSAKTRGLLTPLEEVVVYSRGCATFDFPASMAKNTKDVLAHPQELMHHVGLYMAKGRGAKIAREVSIGAVKNA, encoded by the exons ATGGTACTGCAGACATTAGACATTGTAAAGAATGAAATTCCAATAGAGGAAGAATCAGTAGTTATAAGTGAAGATACTAACGCTGGTTTAGTTCTTGTGGACATCATCAATGGCTTCTGCACTGTCGGAGCTGGCAATCTG GCCCCAAGGGAGGCTAGCCGGCAGATTTCTCAAATGATCGATGAATCAGCAAAGCTAGCTAGAGTCTTCTGTGATAACAAGTGGCCAGTTCTGGCCTTTCTTGACTCGCACCATCCTGACAGGCTCGAGCACCCTTATCCCCCTCACTGCATCAGCGGTACAGATGAGTCCAATTTGGTTCCTG CTTTACGATGGCTAGAGAAAGAACCAAATGTAATAATCAGGCGTAAAGATTGCTACGATGGTTATATAGGCTCATTTCAGGAAGATGGTTCGAATGTGTTCGTCGATTGGGTTAAGAAAAACAACATACAAGTT CTATTGGTTGTAGGGATATGTACAGATATTTGCGTGCTGGATTTTGTTTGCTCGACTTTATCAGCTAAAACCCGAGGTCTTCTTACGCCTTTGGAGGAAGTGGTGGTGTACTCTCGGGGATGCGCCACCTTTGACTTTCCAGCTTCCATGGCCAAAAACACCAAAGACGTGCTTGCTCATCCTCAG GAGCTGATGCACCACGTTGGCCTTTACATGGCCAAGGGAAGGGGAGCCAAGATAGCAAGAGAAGTGTCAATTGGTGCAGTCAAGAATGCGTGA
- the LOC113762578 gene encoding uncharacterized protein LOC113762578 produces the protein MLSSTISLKPNSNFSPRIHLFPPKFDIAQPKSRMASLPSFLGGLNLSRVAANMGVDASSAAASSDQSSEFCTLMEYVGKGGIDVGDDLVVLFGHLEYASKKIAALVASPFNSSLGKNVTIASTPSERDEPKPLDIVSNEIILSALRHSGKVSAMASEEDDLPVWINDDGPYVVVTDPLDGSRNIDASIPTGTIFGVYKRLVELDHLPVEEKAILNSLQSGTRLVAAGYVLYSSATILCASFGSGTHAFTLDHSTGDFILTHPNIKIPPRGQIYSVNDARYFDWPQGLRQYIDTIRQGKGKYPKKYSARYICSLVADFHRTLLYGGVAMNPRDHLRLVYEANPLSFIAEQARGKGSDGKSRILSLQPVKLHQRLPLFLGSPEDIDELESYGDVQQKVNPGYEV, from the exons ATGCTATCTTCCACGATATCCTTGAAACCCAACTCCAATTTCTCCCCAAGAATCCATCTTTTCCCGCCAAAATTCGATATTGCTCAACCCAAAAGCAGAATGGCCTCCCTTCCATCTTTTCTTGGCGGGTTGAACTTGAGCAGGGTCGCTGCAAATATGGGTGTTGATGCTTCTTCTGCTGCAGCTTCTTCTGATCAGAGTAGTGAGTTTTGTACATTGATGGAGTATGTTGGTAAAGGAGGGATTGATGTGGGTGATGACTTGGTGGTTTTGTTTGGTCATCTGGAATATGCTTCCAAGAAAATTGCTGCTCTGGTGGCTTCCCCTTTCAACTCTAGCCTTGGAAAAAATGTGACAATTGCCAGTACCCCTTCCGAAAGAGATGAACCTAAGCCTCTTGATATCGTCTCG aatgagattattttgtctGCTCTACGCCATTCTGGTAAAGTTTCAGCCATGGCCTCAGAAGAAGATGATTTGCCAGTTTGGATAAATGATGATGGCCCATATGTGGTGGTCACGGATCCTCTAGATGGCTCCCGAAATATTGATGCCTCCATACCCACAGGAACAATCTTTGGAGTTTACAAACGTCTTGTGGAACTTGATCATCTGCCAGTGGAGGAAAAGGCAATTCTGAATTCCCTACAAAGTGGAACGAGGCTTGTCGCTGCTGGCTATGTTCTCTACTCATCAGCTACCATTCTCTGCGCCAGCTTTGGTTCTGGAACACATGCATTTACTCTGGATCACTCTACTGGAGACTTCATTCTCACACATCCAAATATTAAAATTCCCCCTAGAG GGCAAATATATTCTGTGAATGATGCACGGTATTTTGACTGGCCTCAAGGTTTGAGGCAATATATTGACACCATCAGACAAGGCAAGGGGAAATATCCTAAGAAGTACTCAGCCCGTTATATATGTTCTCTTGTTGCTGATTTTCATCGTACTCTCTTATATGGGGGTGTGGCAATGAATCCAAGGGACCATCTGCGTCTTGTTTATGAAGCAAACCCACTAAGTTTTATTGCAGAGCAGGCTAGGGGTAAAGGAAGTGATGGTAAAAGTAGAATTTTGTCTCTTCAACCAGTGAAGCTACACCAGagacttcctttgtttttgggGAGTCCAGAAGATATAGATGAATTAGAGAGTTATGGAGATGTTCAACAGAAAGTAAATCCTGGTTATGAAGTCTAA
- the LOC113761246 gene encoding beta-ureidopropionase — protein MEIIGEKAVVSSSENGKSETETPESSSKDGSICGFDSLHHLLQESLSPPLFQEVSRLLLGLNCGKSLETIALPEPARALSSKHDFDLQAYSFRADKESLRGPRLVRVGLVQNGITLPTTAPFSDQKRAIFQKLTPIIEAAGASGVNIICLQEAWMMPFAFCTREKRWCEFAEPIDGESTEFLQEFARKYNMVIINPILERDIKHGETLWNTAVIIGNHGNIIGKHRKNHIPRVGDFNESTYYMEGNTGHPVFETAYGKIAINICYGRHHPLNWLAFGLNGAEIVFNPSATVGELSEPMWPIEARNAAIANSYFVGSINRVGTEVFPNPFTSGDGKPQHADFGHFYGSSHFSAPDASCTPSLSRYKDGLMVSDLDLNLCRQLKDKWGFRMTARYEMYSYLLARYVKPDFEPQVISDPLLRGST, from the exons ATGGAGATTATCGGAGAAAAAGCAGTTGTATCATCATCAGAAAATGGTAAATCCGAGACAGAAACGCCGGAGAGCAGCTCCAAGGACGGTTCCATATGTGGGTTCGATTCCCTCCATCACCTCCTCCAGGAGTCCCTTAGCCCTCCGCTTTTCCAG GAGGTGAGTCGTCTGCTTCTCGGTCTGAATTGTGGAAAATCACTTGAAACCATTGCTCTCCCGGAGCCTGCAAGAGCTCTTTCTTCAAAACATGATTTTGATCTCCAG GCATATTCTTTTCGTGCTGACAAGGAGTCACTCAGAGGACCTCGATTAGTAAGGGTTGGTCTTGTTCAAAATGGTATTACTCTACCGACAACTGCACCCTTCTCAGACCAGAAGAGGGCTATTTTTCAGAAATTGACACCCATCATTGAGGCTGCAGGTGCTTCAGGGGTTAACATAATATGTTTGCAA GAGGCATGGATGATGCCCTTTGCCTTTTGTACTCGTGAGAAGAGATGGTGCGAATTTGCTGAGCCAATTGATGGGGAATCAACAGAATTTCTTCAGGAATTTGCGCGTAAATATAACATGGTCATAATAAATCCAATTCTTGAGAGGGATATAAAACATGGGGAGACCCTTTGGAACACTGCTGTGATAATTGGAAATCATGGTAACATAATTGGGAAGCATCGGAAG AATCATATACCTAGAGTAGGGGACTTCAATGAGAGTACATATTACATGGAAGGAAACACTGGACATCCTGTTTTTGAGACAGCTTATGGAAAGATTGCTATTAATATTTGTTATGGAAGGCACCATCCACTTAATTGGTTAGCTTTTGGCTTAAATGGGGCAGAGATTGTCTTCAATCCATCTGCTACTGTGGGTGAACTCAGTGAACCTATGTGGCCTATTGAG GCTCGTAATGCAGCAATAGCAAATAGTTACTTTGTGGGTTCAATTAATCGTGTTGGAACTGAGGTCTTCCCCAATCCGTTCACATCAGGAGATGGAAAGCCACAACATGCAGATTTCGGGCATTTTTATGGTTCCAGTCATTTTTCCGCTCCAGATGCTTCGTGTACGCCTTCTTTATCACGCTACAAGGATGGGTTGATGGTATCAGACTTGGATCTGAACTTGTGTAGACAACTGAAGGACAAGTGGGGATTCCGTATGACTGCTCGATATGAAATGTATTCTTATTTACTTGCTCGTTATGTGAAGCCAGATTTTGAGCCCCAAGTCATTTCTGATCCCTTGCTGCGTGGGAGCACATAA
- the LOC113761013 gene encoding protein EXECUTER 1, chloroplastic, translating into MASIAPPTFPSPSTRTDPNPHKLNFSNSVFSSSSRLKRASSNFNSHHHSLSRVSRSDSVLCRCNKSGIPDNPSEGDDSLVRGWDSAIQDVFRKTMKRFDDYVNSFWNQDERVGSGVKGGIDYGGVELEDWDWERWRKHFSDVDEQERIVSVLKSQLASAINREDYEDAARLKVAIAAAATSDTIAKAMSRLNRAVQEERYGDAALLRDYAGAGLVGWWAGISEDTHDPYGCIIHISAEHGRYVARSYSPRQLATAKDGAPLFEIFFTMNKKGEYKQQAVYLKRRKAPLDFPIPPFKTSTGTSNFDSLGSTEDRSGLLEENAEDSTDSDERDDDSSLENTLRDLIPGVKVKVLKVTAPGKVDRDLISKVVEQIIEEEDEEQDIELESTDADDEVKDENDDEEDNIVLNADNGIPYGEEQSQIAVKVVVGSLVSKFSPGSQPKDLLRVPARLEKRGRLSFTFTVEEEDDNKRIAGGDGNTSPNKKAKLQGLRSVDHVMLDLAKFIGKGRIPMKVLKDVGELINLTLNQARNHQPLSGSTTFSRIDIPGNQDPLNGLYIGAHGLYTSEVIHLRRKFGQWKEDGRKEEPPNVGFYEYVEAVKLTGDPYVPAGQIAFRAKVGNRYQLPHKGIIPEEFGVVARYRGQGRLAEPGFRNPRWVDGELVILDGKYIKGGPVVGFVYWAPEFHFLVFFNRLRLHR; encoded by the exons atgGCGTCGATAGCACCGCCAACTTTTCCTTCCCCGTCGACTAGAACCGATCCGAACCCGCACAAGCTCAATTTCTCAAACTCTGTATTCTCGTCGTCATCTCGACTAAAGCGCGCCTCCTCCAACTTTAACTCGCACCATCATTCTCTCTCTAGGGTTTCACGTTCTGATTCTGTGCTCTGCCGCTGCAACAAAAGTGGCATTCCGGATAATCCGTCCGAGGGTGATGACTCCTTGGTTCGGGGATGGGACTCGGCGATTCAGGACGTGTTTCGGAAAACGATGAAGAGGTTCGATGATTATGTGAATTCATTCTGGAATCAGGATGAGAGAGTTGGTAGTGGGGTGAAAGGAGGTATAGATTATGGTGGAGTCGAGCTTGAAGACTGGGATTGGGAGCGGTGGAGAAAGCATTTCAGTGATGTTGATGAGCAAGAGCGGATTGTTTCCGTTCTCAAG TCTCAGCTAGCTAGTGCTATCAATAGAGAGGATTACGAGGATGCTGCCAGGCTTAAGGTGGCAATTGCAGCTGCAGCTACAAGTGATACAATTGCCAAAGCGATGTCACGCCTGAAT AGAGCTGTGCAGGAAGAGCGCTATGGAGATGCAGCTCTTCTACGTGATTATGCTGGTGCTGGATTG GTGGGGTGGTGGGCTGGTATTTCAGAAGATACTCATGATCCTTATGGTTGTATTATTCACATAAGTGCAGAGCATGGGCGATATGTTGCTAGAAGTTATAGTCCACG GCAGCTTGCTACAGCCAAGGATGGCGCCCCATTATTTGAGATTTTCTTTACCATGAATAAGAAGGGTGAATACAAACAGCAG GCTGTTTACTTGAAACGGAGGAAAGCTCCGTTGGATTTTCCTATTCCTCCTTTCAAAACATCAACTGGTACCAGTAACTTTGATTCTCTCGGTTCAACTGAGGACAGAAGTGGCCTGTTGGAAGAAAATGCTGAGGATTCAACGGATAGTGATGAGAGGGATGATGACTCTAGTCTTGAGAATACCCTGCGAGACCTGATCCCTGGTGTGAAGGTCAAAGTTCTGAAAGTAACTGCACCAGGGAAGGTTGACAGGGATCTTATATCTAAGGTCGTTGAACAAATAattgaggaagaagatgaagaacaGGACATTGAGCTAGAAAGTACTGATGCTGATGATGAAGTTaaagatgaaaatgatgatgagGAGGACAATATTGTATTGAATGCTGATAATGGAATTCCTTATGGCGAAGAGCAGAGTCAAATTGCAGTTAAGGTAGTTGTTGGAAGCTTGGTGTCAAAATTTTCCCCTGGTTCCCAACCAAAGGACCTGCTTCGGGTCCCAGCAAGGCTAGAGAAACGGGGCCGCTTGTCATTTACCTTTACTGTAGAGGAGGAAGATGACAACAAACGCATAGCTGGTGGTGACGGAAATACTTCACCTAACAAAAAGGCTAAGCTTCAAGGTCTGCGCAGCGTGGACCATGTGATGCTTGATCTTGCAAAGTTCATTGGCAAGGGGCGGATACCTATGAAG GTGCTAAAGGATGTTGGTGAATTGATAAATCTCACACTTAATCAGGCTCGAAATCATCAACCACTGTCTGGATCAACAACATTTAGTCGCATTGATATCCCTGGAAATCAGGATCCATTGAATG GACTATATATAGGTGCCCATGGGCTCTATACTTCGGAGGTTATCCATTTGAGGCGCAAATTTGGTCAGTGGAAAGAAGATGGCCGAAAGGAGGAGCCTCCCAATGTTGGGTTCTATGAATATGTCGAGGCAGTAAAACTGACAGGGGATCCTTATGTGCCAGCTGGCCAg ATAGCCTTCCGTGCCAAAGTTGGAAACAGATATCAGCTCCCTCACAAAGGGATAATTCCAGAAGAATTTGGGGTG GTTGCTCGTTATAGGGGACAAGGCAGGCTGGCTGAGCCTGGGTTTCGCAACCCTCGATGGGTTGATGGTGAACTTGTCATTTTGGATGGAAAG TACATTAAAGGGGGGCCTGTGGTTGGGTTCGTGTATTGGGCCCCTGAATTCCATTTTTTGGTGTTTTTCAATCGGCTGAGGCTGCACCGGTGA